A single window of Usitatibacter rugosus DNA harbors:
- a CDS encoding MucB/RseB C-terminal domain-containing protein has product MMRVTQAWLPALAFGAAAGAQAAPQDDPLAWLQRAANASRTSAYSGTFVHTNGERTSTVRIAHAIIDGVEQERVEPLEGQPHEIVRRGEDMICYMPEQKTMRLDKRVSARFFPSIFRGPPEALAENYTLKLGNQERMLGLDCQWIRLDPKDALRYAQRLCVEVTTGLLLRARTLNERKQVIEQWTFTDLKMGSQVARSDVKPTLQSRVKSWTTDAQPRDEAKGVDTGWEVTNLPAGYRKIGEMRRTMPGRQLPVSQIVLSDGLATISVFVEPAGMPARPAEAASEEGTTSFFVRPAGDNVVTVLGEVPIAAAQQVGRSVSRRP; this is encoded by the coding sequence ATGATGCGCGTCACCCAAGCATGGCTTCCCGCGCTCGCCTTCGGCGCGGCGGCGGGAGCCCAGGCCGCGCCCCAGGATGACCCGCTCGCATGGCTGCAACGTGCCGCCAATGCTTCGCGCACGTCCGCCTACTCGGGCACCTTCGTCCACACCAACGGCGAGCGCACCTCCACGGTCCGCATCGCCCACGCGATCATCGATGGCGTGGAGCAGGAAAGGGTGGAGCCCCTGGAAGGCCAGCCCCACGAGATCGTCCGGCGCGGCGAAGACATGATCTGCTACATGCCCGAGCAGAAGACCATGCGGCTGGACAAGCGCGTCTCCGCCCGGTTCTTCCCCTCGATCTTCCGCGGGCCGCCCGAGGCCCTCGCCGAGAACTACACGCTCAAGCTCGGCAACCAGGAACGCATGCTGGGCCTGGATTGCCAGTGGATCCGCCTCGATCCGAAGGATGCGCTCCGCTACGCGCAGCGCCTCTGCGTCGAGGTCACCACGGGCCTGCTCCTGCGCGCGCGCACGCTGAACGAGCGCAAGCAGGTGATCGAGCAGTGGACTTTCACCGACCTGAAGATGGGCTCGCAAGTCGCCCGCAGCGACGTGAAGCCCACGCTGCAGTCGCGCGTGAAGAGCTGGACCACCGATGCCCAGCCTCGCGACGAGGCCAAGGGCGTGGACACCGGCTGGGAGGTGACGAACCTGCCCGCCGGCTATCGCAAGATTGGTGAAATGCGCAGGACGATGCCGGGCCGCCAGCTGCCCGTCTCGCAGATCGTCCTCTCGGACGGCCTCGCGACCATCAGCGTCTTCGTGGAGCCCGCCGGCATGCCCGCGCGCCCCGCGGAAGCCGCGAGCGAGGAGGGCACCACGAGCTTCTTCGTGCGTCCCGCGGGCGACAATGTCGTCACGGTCCTGGGCGAGGTTCCCATCGCCGCCGCGCAGCAGGTCGGCCGGAGCGTCTCGCGCCGTCCTTGA